From Mauremys mutica isolate MM-2020 ecotype Southern chromosome 15, ASM2049712v1, whole genome shotgun sequence, one genomic window encodes:
- the MYADM gene encoding myeloid-associated differentiation marker yields MPIQRVKSVGNTQALTSQLGIVRLLEALFACVTFSLVVHQGGWVGRNGDWCMFCWCFCFAMTLLVLLVEFVGLQHRIPVSWKNFPITFAMYATLMCLSASIIYPVTHIQHNAAYGKTKDYRIAATVFSCLTCLAYSVEVTMTRARPGEVTGYMASVPGLLKVVETFVACIIFVFISDPVSYDNHEGLKWCLAVYCICFILSLVVIVLCIGECTGWLPCAFNKFLSGYTLLAVLMYATATVIWPIYKFDKKQGGQPRRPSYCSDRSFCDWDKLVAIAVLTAINLLVYLADLVYSARLIFIQA; encoded by the coding sequence ATGCCGATCCAGCGCGTCAAGTCCGTGGGCAACACGCAGGCTCTGACCTCGCAGCTGGGCATCGTCCGCCTGCTGGAGGCGCTTTTCGCCTGCGTCACCTTCAGCCTGGTGGtgcaccaggggggctgggtTGGCCGTAACGGTGACTGGTGCATGTTCTGCTGGTGCTTCTGCTTTGCCATgacgctgctggtgctgctggtgGAGTTCGTCGGGCTCCAGCACCGCATACCCGTCTCCTGGAAGAACTTCCCCATCACCTTCGCCATGTACGCCACCCTCATGTGCCTCTCGGCCTCCATCATCTACCCGGTCACCCACATCCAGCACAATGCCGCCTATGGCAAAACCAAGGACTACCGCATCGCTGCCACCGTCTTCTCCTGCCTCACCTGCCTGGCCTACTCGGTGGAGGTGACCATGACCCGGGCCAGGCCAGGCGAGGTGACGGGCTACATGGCCTCCGTGCCCGGGCTGCTGAAGGTGGTAGAGACCTTCGTGGCCTGCATCATCTTTGTCTTCATCAGCGACCCGGTCTCCTACGACAACCACGAGGGGCTGAAGTGGTGCCTGGCTGTCTACTGCATCTGCTTCATCCTCTCGCTGGTGGTCATCGTGCTGTGCATCGGGGAGTGCACCGGCTGGCTGCCCTGTGCCTTCAATAAGTTCCTCAGTGGCTACACGCTGCTGGCCGTGCTCATGTACGCCACGGCCACCGTCATCTGGCCCATCTACAAATTCGACAAGAAGCAGGGTGGCCAGCCGCGCCGGCCCTCCTACTGCAGCGACAGAAGCTTCTGCGACTGGGATAAGTTGGTGGCCATCGCCGTGCTGACGGCCATCAACCTGCTGGTCTACCTGGCCGACCTGGTGTACTCTGCCCGGCTCATCTTCATCCAGGCCTAG